The following DNA comes from Microbulbifer pacificus.
TGCCGGGGTCTAGAATTGTTAATGAATACATGGATGGTACAACCGATCAACAACTTAACTATGAATTCGCTATGAAATCACAAATGCAAAGTAAAATTAACGCTACATTATGGACAGTCCAAAACGAACTAGAAGCATTGAAAGAGTTAAATAGTAATGACGGAAGCTTTGAATTTGAAGAATTAATAATCACTAACAAACCATTTATCAATCAGATCGATGATCAAGGATGGTTTGTTTTTTTATTGAATGTGCAAGCAAATATAACAGTTTTTAAGGAGGAAAAGTAATGGAACTATTAAAGTTAGATATTCAGCATTTTGCTAGAATGAAGAACGCCTTAAGAGGGCATTTCTTAGCAGAATATACACCGGGAGAAACTGAGCCGGGTACTGAATGGTATAAATTGGGTAAATGGATTACGACAATTGGCGATGACACACAAGAAACAACAGAGGAATTTGCTGATTACAATGGGGATGGAACACCTACGAATGATGTTGTATCCGTTGCTGGTGCCTACACACCAGAGGGAACGTACGACCCAGAGGACCCTGCACAAGCGTTAATCGCTAGTCTGAAATACAAAACTGGTGAAGGTCGTAAAGTATGGCATCGTGTAGTTTCTGCTGATGGTAAAAAGGAACAAGTAGGCCTTGCTACTGTAACAGCTATTGTTGCTGGTGCTGGTGATGCATCTGCTTACGAAACATTTAGCTGTAATATCCGATTTGACCAGACACCAGAAGAAAATACGATAACACCTCCTGGTGACGGTGGTTCGGGGGAGTAACAGCCCCGGTGGTTGATAATGTAACTCCCACTACAAATGGGGCAACAATAGAACTAAATTAAGAGGGGCTTATGCTCCTCTTTTTAATTACGAGGAGTGAAAACATGGCAGAAGTAAAAATAGATGTTAAACGCACTGGGTTTCCAGTTAAATTTGGAGAGTTAGAATTATGGTTTGATAGTTCATTAGAGAATTTAAGACGATTCTTTGAAGTAGAACAAATTGCACAAGAAAAATTAAAAGAAGCACAAGAAAAAGCGAAACACATTCATTTTCCAGATGATGTTAATGAAGATAATTTAGATATTGAATCTGTAGATGCTGCGCTAGATCTTCATAAAGAATTTATTGCAGCACAGTATGACATTATTTTCGGTGATGGAACATTCAAAAAGATTTATAAAAAATACCCAGACATAATAGCATTAGAAAAATTTCTTTCACCAACGGGTGAAGCTATAGCGAAACAAATTGATAAGCAACAAGAGGAACGTCTAAAGCAAAGTGAAAAAATCAAAAATGAATACTTAAAGAAAAAAGCCAAAAAGAAGTAGGTGATTAAATGCGGTTGAACGACCCTTTAATCACCTCTTTTTCATATAACGATCAAGAATACGGCGTAGACCTTTCATTTGATACCGTATTGAATGCTTTTGATGTGTTAGAGGATAAACGCCTATTAGATCATGAAAAAGCTGAAATATGCCTTGAATTGCTTTTAGATGAAACGTTCCAAGGTAATGAAGCTATCGAACTTTGGAATTACGTCTTCAAAGAGTTTATCGAGATTGAGCAAAAGAAACCGATTGAACGTGATTTGGAAGGGAATATCATGCCTTCAAGGGATGAAGATGAGGGCAACGAAAAAAGATTTATTGATCTAGAAAAAGATGCTGAACACATCTATTCATCATTCAGACAAGCGTACGGTATAAACCTATTTGAACAACAAGGAAAACTCCACTGGAAAGAGTTTCAATCCTTATTAAACGGTTTGCCATCAGATACGATCATTCAAAGAATTATACAAATACGCATGTGGGAGCCATCTAAAGGTGAATCAACGGAGTACAAGGAAGAAATGAAAAAGTTACAACGAATCCACGCAATTGATGACCTGGAGGAGGTGGAATAGTTGGCAGATGGAAAAATAAAAATCGACATTGAAGTTGATGGAAAACAGGTAGATACTGCATCAAAGAGTTTTGATAAACTTGGTGCTTCTGGCGAAGAAGCTGGAAAAGGTGTTAAAGATACAGAAGAAGGAGTAAAAGGCGCTGGTAATGAATCAGAAAAAGCAGGGGGGAAGGTTAAAAAGTTCGCTACTGCTTTAGGTCTTGTCGCAATTGGTACAGCTGCCTTTCATGCGTTAAAGGGTTCAATGGATGATGCGATTAAACGGTTTGATACATTAAATAACTTCCCTAAAGTATTACAAGCACTTGGAGTTTCCGCAGAAGATTCTGAGAGGGCTATGAGTAGCTTATCGGATGGCATTGATGGTTTACCTACGAAACTAGACGAAATATCTTCTGTTGCCCAACGGATGTACACTTCTTTTGGTGATATGGACAAGGCAACCGATTCTGCATTAGCTTTAAACAATGCTTTATTAGGTTCTGGTGCAAGTGCTGCAGATGCTCAACGTGGTACAGAGCAATATTTACAAGCCTTACAAACTGGAAAAATGGATATGATGCAATGGCGGACATTGCAAGAAACAATGGATGTAGCCTTAATTAAGGTCGCAGAAAGCTTTGGATATGCAGGACAAAGCGCAAAAGATGATCTATACAAGGCATTGCAAGACGGAACGATCA
Coding sequences within:
- a CDS encoding minor capsid protein; the encoded protein is MERLTENVNTMPGLPIRCQMGYLGANESFVVYPLPGSRIVNEYMDGTTDQQLNYEFAMKSQMQSKINATLWTVQNELEALKELNSNDGSFEFEELIITNKPFINQIDDQGWFVFLLNVQANITVFKEEK
- a CDS encoding phage tail tube protein → MELLKLDIQHFARMKNALRGHFLAEYTPGETEPGTEWYKLGKWITTIGDDTQETTEEFADYNGDGTPTNDVVSVAGAYTPEGTYDPEDPAQALIASLKYKTGEGRKVWHRVVSADGKKEQVGLATVTAIVAGAGDASAYETFSCNIRFDQTPEENTITPPGDGGSGE
- a CDS encoding Gp15 family bacteriophage protein; this encodes MRLNDPLITSFSYNDQEYGVDLSFDTVLNAFDVLEDKRLLDHEKAEICLELLLDETFQGNEAIELWNYVFKEFIEIEQKKPIERDLEGNIMPSRDEDEGNEKRFIDLEKDAEHIYSSFRQAYGINLFEQQGKLHWKEFQSLLNGLPSDTIIQRIIQIRMWEPSKGESTEYKEEMKKLQRIHAIDDLEEVE